In Candidatus Eisenbacteria bacterium, the genomic window AAGCGCAGATCGAAGTAGCTCGGCTTGAGGATCCTGAGCTTCCCGCGGCTCACCAGCGGCTCGTCGAAGCCGGCGAACTCCTGGGTCTGCTCGATCGTGGCGACCAGGCTGCCGCGGGCGTTCCAGGCCTCCTTCACCCTCACGAGAAGGACTTCCGCGGCGGCCGAGTCGCCATCGGTCGGGGAAGGGGCGCGACCGCCGGCGCCCAGGGGGCGATCCTCGGCACGGGACGCGCCGGCAGCGCAGCACAGGAGGGCGGCGGCGATCAGAGCCGGCAGGAGCCGGATGTCAGCTGGGCTGGCCCGCCCAGGGCTCCTGCTTGGCATCCCACTCCTCCAGATAGCTTTCATCCACCATCACCTCTCGGGCCTTGCTCCCGTCGTACGGACTCACCACACCGGCGGCCTCGAGTAGGTCCATCAACCTTGCCGCGCGGGAGTACCCGACCTTCAGGCGGCGCTGCAGGAAAGAGACCGATGCCTGCCTCTCGCGGACCACGAGCCTGAGGGCATCGCCAAACATCTCGTCCTCCTTCGCCGGCCCTCCCCCTTCTTCATCCTCCTCCTTCTCCAGGACTATGGGGGCGGCCTGGGGCTGAGCGCGCAGGAAGTTGGCGACCCGCTCTCCATCCCCCTCCGTGCAATAGGCGCCGTGGACCCTGAAGGCTTCCGCCTTGCCGGGCGGAACGAAGAGCATGTCGCCGCGGCCCAGCAGGAACTCG contains:
- a CDS encoding DNA translocase FtsK, whose amino-acid sequence is EFLLGRGDMLFVPPGKAEAFRVHGAYCTEGDGERVANFLRAQPQAAPIVLEKEEDEEGGGPAKEDEMFGDALRLVVRERQASVSFLQRRLKVGYSRAARLMDLLEAAGVVSPYDGSKAREVMVDESYLEEWDAKQEPWAGQPS